CCGCGGAGGCGATATGACTGAGCCATGGATCTCTGCCGATGAGATTGCCTCCCATCTCGGCGTCTCCAAAGACACAGTGTACGCATGGATCAGCACCCAGAACATGCCCACCCACAAGGTCGGACGCCTCTGGAAGTTTCAGGCAAGCGAAGTTGACGAGTGGGTGCGCCAAGGCGGCGCCTCGACACAGGAGAACGAATAGCCGATGTCACGCCTCACGGATCTACTCCGTCAACTCCGCAGTGCTGACCCCCAGCTTGGGGCGGATCTCGAAAAGGAGATCACCGCTCTGACGAAGCGACGCAGCTTCGGTCTGGTCTTCGAACGCCACCAGCCTGAAGCGGTCGAGCTGCCTGGCCAGCCGGTGCGCCGCGGCTCGAAAGTGCAGGTGCTTCCACCACGCGGCGAGACTGCAAAGGGCGACGCACGGAATCCGGGAACCACAGTCGTTCTGTATTCAAGTTCCCCTGAGAAAGCGGTCCTCGGCACCGTGCGTCTTCGGCGAACGATCAAGGTGAACCCTGATTGCGTGTGGGGATTGCATGGATCGGACATTGGTATTAGCGAGAGCGACCTCAACGCGTACCTCGAAGGCGCCGACGAATCGACGCTCTTGGAGGTTGACTGCCCAGACTCCTGGGAACAACCGGTGCCGCTCAATTCACTCAGGACGGTACTCGGTATCGAACCCTCGCAAAGTTTCCGCTATCTGGCCACCGAGCAGGTCGAGCAGGCGAAGCAGCTCAGCGCTCCGGACGTCTGATTCCGGCCAGTGGCCCCTCGGA
This DNA window, taken from Gulosibacter molinativorax, encodes the following:
- a CDS encoding helix-turn-helix domain-containing protein, whose translation is MTEPWISADEIASHLGVSKDTVYAWISTQNMPTHKVGRLWKFQASEVDEWVRQGGASTQENE